In Humulus lupulus chromosome 7, drHumLupu1.1, whole genome shotgun sequence, the following are encoded in one genomic region:
- the LOC133791131 gene encoding uncharacterized protein LOC133791131: MSGGFFRGTSADQDTRFSNKQAKLLKSQKFPPELEHLVDMTKVSADVIRPWIASRVTELLGFEDEVLINFIYGLLDGKAVNGKQVQISLTGFMEKNTGKFMKELWALLLSAQKNASGVPQQFLDAKQEETRKKKEEADRIANEIQRKRDKESRDLEEERLKKMEGRVETKSSNAALEPNSRHNLARASSDRPEDEEVTEKRNGARARNRISRSPHSAGRSLSRERHRSKSMSRTPEARGRPMTSSSPRRRSVTPHRRRSPQQSVSPVRQRALNSKRSRSPSPSRRRVGSPYRHRSPSPEHRRSPPPMRRRRSPSPIRRRRSPSPMHRRRSPSPFRRRRSPSPFRRHRSPSPARRRRSPSPARRRRSPSPARRRRSPPSPARRRRSPPSPARRRRSPPSPARRWRSPPSPAHRRRSPSPVRRRRSPSPMRRRRSPSPMRHRKSPSPGRRRISPSLVPHRSPSPLRHPVLPSPMRRRSPTPIRRRSPPVHSRSQRSSTPEDEFASPTRGRSPVAGGRRSALDSRSPSPFERSSSSPVQHRSPSPIRRNSPKHQRKSPIQSPSGRMRSSSSLRSLQRESRNQMDSLNRIPDLSPSPPKSPALSASPSAGRSGSEERSPNESSLRQPRGRMTRDISSSPLRKPREQKLHNDSTEIREAKEKRGILETPDRDRPTKVYKDPLPDEGPQALYSGEGRKSDDKGRSHSKNVKESSHERVNKHSGSFDSGSEENDNNRAGGKEKRKHKKSERRETASDDYSSDSEKEDRKEAKRRKKEEKKLRKEKRRQKREDRRRRREERRAGKLRGKNQSDASASDDEYGGRRDSHTSENEEMESEQKKLEIELRKKALESLKAKKGISQ, from the exons ATGTCAGGCGGGTTTTTCCGG GGTACGTCGGCTGACCAGGACACGCGGTTCTCCAATAAGCAGGCGAAGTTGTTGAAATCACAGAAATTTCCTCCTGAATTAGAGCACTTG GTGGACATGACAAAGGTCAGTGCAGATGTTATCCGTCCATGGATTGCAAGCAGGGTGACTGAATTGCTCGGGTTTGAAGATGAAGTACTTATCAACTTCATTTATGGTCTTTTGGATGGAAAG GCAGTGAATGGGAAGCAGGTTCAAATTTCACTTACTGGATTTATGGAAAAAAATACTGGGAAATTTATGAAAGAGCTTTGGGCGCTACTACTGAGTGCCCAAAAGAATGCTAGCGGTGTTCCTCAGCAGTTCCTAGATGCTAAGCAAGAGGAGACTAGGAAAAAGAAG GAGGAGGCTGATCGGATAGCAAATGAAATCCAGAGAAAGAGAGATAAGGAGAGTAGGGATCTTGAAGAAGAGCGATTGAAGAAGATG GAAGGAAGGGTTGAAACAAAATCTAGCAATGCTGCTTTGGAGCCAAACTCAAGGCACAACTTGGCAAGGGCTTCAAGTGACCGTCCCGAGGATGAGGAAGTAACTGAaaagaggaacggtgcaagagcTAGGAATAG GATTTCAAGATCTCCCCATTCAGCAGGCCGTTCGTTGTCTCG TGAAAGACACAGGTCAAAGAGCATGTCTAGGACCCCAGAAGCACGAGGTCGGCCCATGACCTCTTCCTCTCCGAGAAGACGGTCTGTTACACCGCACCGGAGGCGTTCACCTCAACAATCAGTTTCTCCTGTAAGACAAAGAGCATTAAATTCCAAGAGATCTCGATCTCCGTCACCATCACGCCGTCGAGTTGGTTCTCCATATCGACATAGATCACCTTCACCTGAACATCGTAGATCACCACCACCTATGCGTCGTCGTAGATCACCATCACCAATACGTCGTCGTAGATCACCGTCACCTATGCATCGGCGTAGATCACCATCACCTTTTCGTCGACGTAGATCACCATCACCTTTTCGTCGGCATAGATCGCCCTCCCCTGCACGTCGTCGGAGATCACCCTCCCCTGCACGTCGTCGGAGATCGCCCTCCCCTGCACGTCGTCGAAGATCACCGCCCTCCCCTGCACGTCGTCGGAGATCACCACCCTCCCCTGCACGTCGTCGGAGATCACCGCCCTCCCCTGCACGTCGTTGGAGATCACCGCCCTCCCCTGCACATCGTCGCAGATCTCCGTCCCCTGTGCGTCGTCGTAGATCTCCATCTCCCATGCGTCGTCGCAGGTCACCATCACCAATGCGTCATCGCAAGTCACCCTCACCTGGACGACGGCGTATATCACCTTCCCTTGTACCTCATAGATCTCCTTCACCACTACGCCATCCTGTATTGCCCTCACCAATGCGAAGGAGGTCACCTACTCCCATACGGCGCAGGTCTCCTCCTGTACACAGCAGGTCACAAAGATCTTCTACTCCAGAAGATGAGTTTGCATCTCCTACACGAGGGAGGTCACCAGTTGCTGGTGGGAGGAGGTCAGCCCTTGACAGTAGGTCACCATCACCTTTTGAACGGAGTTCTTCATCTCCAGTTCAGCATCGTTCCCCTTCACCAATCAGGAGAAATTCTCCTAAGCATCAGAGAAAATCTCCCATTCAATCACCCAGTGGAAGGATGAG ATCATCTAGTTCTCTGAGATCACTGCAAAGAGAATCCAGGAATCAAATGGATTCCCTTAACAGAATTCCAGACTTGTCCCCATCACCACCTAAGTCCCCTGCATTGTCAGCATCGCCATCAGCTGGAAGGAGTGGTAGCGAAGAAAGGAG TCCGAATGAGAGTTCTCTTAGGCAACCAAGGGGCCGAATGACTCGGGATATTAGCTCTAGTCCTTTAAGGAAACCAAGAGAGCAGAAACTTCACAATGACAGTACGGAAATAAGGGAAGCGAA GGAGAAGAGAGGAATTCTCGAGACTCCTGATCGAGATAGGCCTACAAAAGTGTATAAAGACCCTCTGCCAGATGAAGGACCACAGGCTTTGTATTCTGGTGAAGGTAGAAAATCTGATGACAAGGGTCGCTCTCATTCAAAAAATGTCAAAGAGAGCAGTCATGAGAGAGTTAATAAGCATAGTGGGTCTTTCGATTCTGGTTCTGAGGAAAATGATAACAATAGAGCTGGAGGTAAGGAAAAGAGAAAACATAAAAAATCAGAAAGGCGAGAAACAGCTTCTGATGATTATAGCTCTGATTCTGAAAAGGAGGACAGGAAAGAGGCTAaaaggagaaagaaagaggaaaaaaaatTGCGTAAGGAGAAGAGGCGACAAAAACGCGAGGATCGGCGTCGCAGAAGGGAAGAACGCCGGGCTGGGAAACTAAGAGGCAAGAATCAAAGTGATGCTTCTGCTTCAGACGATGAATACGGTGGAAGGAGAGATTCTCATACTAGTGAGAATGAAGAGATGGAATCTGAGCAGAAAAAGCTTGAGATTGAGTTGCGGAAGAAGGCTCTGGAATCACTTAAAGCAAAGAAGGGCATCAGTCAATGA
- the LOC133791132 gene encoding protein PLASTID TRANSCRIPTIONALLY ACTIVE 16, chloroplastic codes for MASTLTSHSFLLSSAPNSRGLTLKTRRLRAFAKGSGPFSSFRLGKNAASEADSSSEEGETNSSPFRFDFGKMPDVKSLIPVVSNPSSGLSFGNNRRKDAGTVFVAGATGQAGIRIAQTLLREGFTVRAGVSEIGAAQELARLASKYKIISNEESKRLNAVESTFQDAESIAKAIGNASKVVVTIGPTENGPSQEVTTLDALKVVQAAGLAGVGHVAIVYDGNTSSGSTYNVLDGITSFFNNIFSQSLSVQEFLQKVIETDISYTFIKTSLTEDFSPESDYNVVVSAEGSVGANDYKVAKSQIASLVANVFSNTAVAENKVVEVFTDPSAPSSPIGDLFSSIPEDGRRKFYAESIAKAKAEEEAILAAEKAREASVAAKQLEEEVKKLSKKEAKAASLAEEAQEKADAAGASFDNLFSKAKDVSSGLSWDKLSSQLAARVQKAQETPKVQVATVRGQAKARTLPSLKALVKQNGPASKPKVEPKSSSKGKQKETKSPEVRKVFGGLFKQETIYVDDD; via the exons ATGGCTTCTACTCTCACCTCCCATTCCTTTCTTTTAAGCTCCGCACCCAACTCAAGGGGACTAACCCTCAAGACCAGGAGGCTCAGAGCTTTTGCCAAAGGGTCCGGACCCTTCTCTTCTTTCAGGCTCGGTAAAAATGCAGCCAGTGAAGCTGATTCTTCCTCTGAAGAAGGTGAAACCAATTCTAGTCCCTTCCGTTTTGACTTTGGGAAAATGCCCGATGTCAAGTCTTTGATCCCTGTTGTGAGTAACCCTTCTTCGGGGTTGTCGTTTGGGAACAACAGGCGTAAGGATGCTGGGACGGTGTTCGTTGCAGGCGCCACTGGCCAGGCTGGTATTCGAATAGCGCAGACCCTTTTGCGTGAGGGATTTACTGTAAGGGCTGGCGTTTCTGAAATTGGCGCAGCTCAAGAGTTGGCTCGTCTTGCTTCCAAGTACAAG ATCATATCAAATGAAGAATCAAAACGTTTGAATGCCGTGGAATCGACATTCCAAGATGCTGAATCCATTGCCAAGGCAATTGGAAACGCCAGCAAAGTTGTGGTAACAATAGGCCCTACGGAGAATGGCCCCAGCCAGGAAGTCACGACGCTGGACGCTTTAAAAGTTGTCCAAGCTGCCGGGCTTGCTGGTGTTGGCCACGTGGCAATAGTCTATGACGGTAACACAAGTTCTGGATCAACATACAACGTACTGGATGGCATTACCTCATTCTTTAACAACATATTCTCACAATCATTGAGTGTACAAGAATTTCTGCAGAAAGTCATTGAAACAGACATCAGCTATACGTTTATAAAGACGAGTTTGACAGAAGACTTTTCACCAGAGAGTGACTATAATGTTGTTGTGTCAGCTGAAGGAAGCGTTGGTGCAAACGACTACAAA GTAGCCAAGTCTCAGATTGCATCACTGGTGGCCAATGTTTTTTCAAACACGGCTGTAGCAGAAAATAAG GTTGTAGAAGTATTTACGGATCCATCAGCACCCTCGAGTCCTATAGGTGATCTTTTCAG TTCCATTCCTGAGGATGGAAGAAGAAAATTCTACGCAGAAAGTATAGCAAAGGCAAAAGCAGAGGAAGAAGCAATATTAGCAGCTGAGAAAGCTCGAGAAGCTTCTGTGGCTGCAAAGCAACTTGAAGAAGAGGTGAAAAAGCTGTCTAAGAAAGAAGCTAAAGCTGCCAGTTTAGCTGAAGAAGCTCAAGAGAAGGCAGATGCTGCAGGAGCTTCATTTGATAACCTATTTAGCAAAGCTAAAGATGTGAGTTCTGGATTGTCCTGGGACAAACTCAGCTCACAGCTTGCAGCCAGGGTTCAAAAGGCCCAAGAGACACCAAAAGTGCAGGTTGCAACTGTCAGGGGACAGGCAAAGGCTCGGACACTGCCATCCCTCAAAGCCCTTGTCAAACAGAACGGTCCTGCTTCAAAACCAAAGGTGGAGCCAAAGTCGAGTTCGAAAGGCAAGCAGAAGGAAACAAAGTCACCAGAAGTGAGGAAGGTGTTTGGTGGCCTGTTTAAGCAAGAGACCATATACGTTGATGATGACTGA